From the Paludisphaera mucosa genome, one window contains:
- a CDS encoding glycosyltransferase family 2 protein, with the protein MTSLLIACLAFALPPAILVALNLRIYCPLPRVGDETASPAVSVLIPARNEERAIGAAVEAALANRGPLEVIVLDDNSEDATADVVKAIAARDDRVRLVTAGELPAGWCGKQRACWLMAKEASYDLFVFLDADVRLAPDAVGRIARFMDETGVDLASGIPHQETVGLMERLLIPLIHFVLLGFMPIASMRRTQIPSLSAGCGQLFVARREGYFQAGGHSAIRSTLHDGIKLPRSFRAAGLRNDLFDATDAAECRMYRTAGGVWSGLAKNAGEALAAPSLIGPMTVILLGGQVAPFFLSAGAIAAWPRPWSRVEIGLVAVAVAAAWTPRFVAASRFRQSWLGATFHPVGVALLVAVQWYAFARNALGKPSLWKGRGYSKPQPESLVEHP; encoded by the coding sequence ATGACGTCGCTGCTCATCGCCTGCCTGGCCTTTGCACTCCCGCCGGCGATCCTCGTCGCGCTCAATCTGCGTATTTATTGCCCTCTACCGAGGGTAGGCGACGAGACCGCCTCGCCGGCCGTCTCGGTACTGATCCCCGCACGTAACGAGGAGCGCGCCATCGGCGCGGCGGTCGAGGCGGCGCTGGCGAATCGCGGTCCTCTCGAGGTGATCGTGCTCGACGACAATTCCGAAGACGCGACGGCCGACGTCGTTAAGGCGATCGCGGCTCGGGACGACCGAGTGCGGCTGGTCACCGCCGGCGAACTGCCTGCCGGCTGGTGCGGTAAGCAACGAGCCTGCTGGCTGATGGCGAAGGAGGCGAGCTACGACCTCTTCGTCTTCCTGGACGCCGACGTCCGCCTGGCACCTGACGCGGTCGGTCGCATCGCCCGTTTCATGGACGAGACTGGTGTCGACCTGGCCAGCGGCATCCCGCATCAGGAGACGGTGGGTCTGATGGAGCGGCTTCTGATCCCGTTGATCCACTTCGTCCTGCTCGGCTTCATGCCGATCGCCAGCATGCGTCGGACGCAGATCCCGTCGCTATCCGCGGGCTGCGGCCAGTTGTTCGTCGCACGTCGCGAGGGCTACTTCCAGGCGGGCGGCCATTCGGCGATCCGCTCGACGCTTCACGACGGCATCAAGCTCCCCCGCAGCTTCCGCGCGGCCGGCCTGCGTAACGACCTGTTCGACGCGACCGACGCGGCCGAATGTCGGATGTACCGCACGGCAGGCGGGGTCTGGTCGGGCCTGGCCAAGAACGCCGGCGAGGCGCTGGCGGCCCCGTCGCTGATCGGCCCCATGACGGTTATCCTCCTCGGCGGACAGGTCGCGCCATTTTTCCTGTCCGCGGGTGCCATCGCGGCTTGGCCCCGGCCCTGGTCTCGCGTCGAAATCGGGCTCGTCGCGGTCGCGGTGGCCGCCGCCTGGACGCCCCGATTCGTCGCGGCCTCGCGATTCCGACAGTCGTGGCTGGGCGCGACTTTCCATCCCGTGGGCGTCGCCCTCCTGGTCGCGGTCCAGTGGTACGCCTTCGCCCGCAACGCGCTGGGGAAGCCTAGCCTATGGAAGGGCCGCGGATACTCGAAGCCTCAACCCGAATCGTTGGTCGAGCACCCCTGA
- a CDS encoding biotin/lipoyl-containing protein, whose product MRLAAVILPDLGTNPDMPIIVSHWYAGRGDDVWEGDRLVEISAGPLTFDVSAPATGRLVEIRGREDDLVQPGTILGYVAPCEGQDGGDEESGRNGGTGGHGDVTR is encoded by the coding sequence ATGCGTTTGGCGGCAGTAATCCTGCCCGACCTGGGAACCAATCCCGACATGCCGATCATCGTCAGCCACTGGTACGCCGGGCGAGGAGACGACGTCTGGGAGGGCGATCGGCTGGTCGAGATTTCGGCCGGCCCGCTGACCTTCGACGTCTCCGCGCCCGCGACCGGGCGCCTCGTGGAGATTCGCGGCCGAGAGGACGACCTGGTGCAGCCGGGTACGATTCTCGGCTACGTCGCTCCGTGTGAGGGGCAGGACGGTGGCGACGAAGAATCGGGCCGTAACGGGGGGACCGGCGGTCACGGCGATGTCACGCGCTAG
- the metH gene encoding methionine synthase: protein MNKDIPAASSRLEELLAERILVLDGAMGSVIYSYQPTEEDYRGKRFANHHIQLKNCTEILVLSQPKMIEEIHRAYLEAGADIIETDTFNNNPLSLEEFGLQEHVRELNVRAVEIARKAADDYTRRDPSRPRFVAGSIGPTKKQLSMGIHVEDPGRRDVTFDEMVANYKVQIAALVEAGVDLLLPETSFDTLVMKSCLFAIDSYFEETGRRLPVMISGTIFDNHRTLSAQPVDSFYYSVSHYPALSVGLNCAVGVDQMRDSIETLSSICKTRVSCYPNAGMPDGFGGFQGDKEHTAKVLGEFARNGWLNLVGGCCGTTPEWIAAIAKQVEDVAPRKTPELPGYSCYSGMDPLVVRPETNFIMVGERTNITGSKKFARLIKSGDYEAALAVARDQVESGANIVDVNMDEGLIDGEKAMTRFLNLISADPAIAKVPIMIDSSKWSVIEAGLKCVQGKSVVNSISLKEGEEKFLEQARLVRRYGAATVVMAFDEVGQAVEADNKVAICKRAYKLLTEEAGFPPEDIIFDVNILTVGTGLEEHNNYAIEFIEAVRELKRLFPKSKTSGGVSNVSFSYRGNDVVREAMNAAFLYHAIKAGLDMGIVNAGQLEVYEEIPKDLLEKVEDVLLNRRPDAADRLIEFAETVKAGGKKDKGKDLAWRDQSVAERLKHALVTGTVDYVEQDVDDALREYPKPLSIIEGPLMDGMNVVGDLFGAGKMFLPQVVKSARVMKKAVAHLTPMMEAEKARAAAAGEAASEHKARGKILMATVKGDVHDIGKNIVGVVLACNDYEVIDLGVMIPCEDILRKAKEHEVDVIGLSGLITPSLDEMVHVAREMQREGFDTPLLIGGATTSVKHTAVKIAPQYSGPVLHVKDASRSVGVVDRLNRAESRGEMDEQNRALQERERLSFAGRRERSLVPLDVARNRGSRIDWEASPIAKPTFIGPRRLAHYPLERLVPFIDWSPFFSTWELKGKYPAILNDPEVGEVARELFEKATALLGQVVRDGLLSAQGVYGFFPANSVGDDVVVFTDETRTEERMRFHFLRQQWERQGQTEFRSLSDFVAPLDSGRADYLGAFAVTAGTGSDVLVKKFKDDLDDYNAIMAEALADRLAEAFAESLHQQARRDWGYGGDEQLSPADLIAEKYRGIRPAAGYPACPDHTEKAGLWDLLDVEAATGIRLTESYAMHPGASVSGLYFAHPQARYFAIDFIQRDQAVDYAARKKLPLSVVERWLAPNLSYDPD, encoded by the coding sequence GTGAACAAGGACATCCCCGCCGCGTCGTCACGCCTCGAGGAATTGCTTGCGGAACGGATCCTGGTCCTGGACGGGGCCATGGGCTCGGTCATCTACTCCTACCAGCCCACGGAGGAGGATTATCGCGGCAAGCGGTTCGCCAACCACCACATCCAGCTGAAGAACTGCACCGAGATCCTGGTCCTCTCGCAGCCGAAGATGATCGAGGAGATCCACCGCGCGTACCTCGAGGCCGGCGCTGATATTATCGAGACCGACACGTTCAACAACAACCCCCTCTCACTGGAGGAATTCGGGCTCCAGGAGCACGTCCGCGAGCTGAACGTCCGCGCCGTGGAGATCGCCCGCAAGGCGGCCGACGACTACACCCGTCGTGACCCGAGTCGGCCCAGGTTCGTCGCCGGGAGCATCGGACCGACGAAGAAGCAGCTCTCGATGGGCATCCACGTCGAGGACCCCGGCCGTCGCGACGTGACCTTCGACGAGATGGTCGCGAACTACAAGGTCCAGATCGCCGCCCTGGTCGAGGCCGGCGTCGACCTGCTCCTGCCCGAGACGTCGTTCGACACCCTCGTCATGAAGTCGTGCCTCTTCGCCATCGACTCGTACTTCGAAGAAACGGGCCGACGGCTGCCGGTCATGATCTCGGGGACGATTTTCGACAACCATCGGACTCTCTCGGCCCAACCGGTCGATTCCTTTTACTACTCCGTCTCGCACTATCCTGCGCTGAGCGTAGGGCTGAACTGCGCGGTTGGCGTCGACCAGATGCGCGACTCGATCGAGACGCTCTCGTCCATCTGCAAGACGCGCGTCAGCTGCTACCCCAACGCCGGAATGCCAGACGGCTTCGGCGGGTTCCAGGGGGACAAGGAGCACACCGCGAAGGTTCTCGGCGAGTTCGCGCGCAACGGCTGGCTCAACCTCGTGGGGGGGTGCTGCGGCACGACTCCCGAGTGGATCGCGGCCATCGCCAAGCAGGTCGAGGACGTCGCCCCGCGCAAAACCCCCGAGCTTCCGGGCTATTCGTGCTACAGCGGAATGGATCCGTTGGTGGTCCGCCCCGAGACCAACTTCATCATGGTCGGCGAGCGGACGAATATCACCGGTTCCAAGAAGTTCGCCCGGCTCATCAAGTCCGGCGACTACGAGGCTGCGCTGGCCGTGGCGCGCGACCAGGTGGAATCGGGCGCGAACATCGTCGACGTGAACATGGACGAGGGCCTGATCGACGGCGAGAAGGCCATGACCCGGTTCCTCAACCTGATCTCGGCCGACCCCGCGATCGCCAAGGTCCCGATCATGATCGACAGCTCCAAGTGGAGCGTCATCGAGGCGGGCCTCAAGTGCGTCCAGGGTAAGTCGGTGGTGAACTCGATCAGCCTCAAGGAAGGCGAAGAGAAGTTCCTGGAGCAGGCCCGGCTCGTCCGTCGCTATGGTGCGGCCACGGTCGTGATGGCGTTCGACGAGGTGGGCCAGGCCGTCGAGGCCGATAACAAGGTCGCGATCTGCAAGCGGGCCTACAAACTCCTGACCGAGGAGGCCGGCTTCCCGCCCGAGGACATCATCTTCGACGTCAACATCCTGACGGTCGGGACGGGCCTGGAGGAGCACAACAACTACGCCATCGAATTCATCGAGGCCGTCCGCGAGCTGAAGCGGCTGTTCCCCAAGTCCAAGACCTCCGGCGGCGTGAGCAACGTTTCTTTCTCCTACCGCGGTAACGACGTGGTGCGCGAGGCGATGAACGCCGCGTTCCTGTACCATGCGATCAAAGCCGGCCTCGACATGGGCATCGTCAACGCCGGTCAGCTCGAGGTTTACGAGGAGATTCCCAAGGATCTGCTGGAGAAAGTCGAGGACGTCCTCCTGAATCGCCGGCCCGACGCGGCCGACCGGCTCATCGAGTTCGCCGAGACGGTGAAGGCCGGCGGCAAGAAGGACAAAGGCAAGGACCTCGCCTGGCGCGATCAGTCGGTGGCCGAGCGGCTCAAACATGCCCTTGTAACCGGGACCGTGGATTACGTCGAGCAGGACGTCGACGACGCCCTGCGGGAGTATCCCAAGCCGCTCTCGATCATCGAGGGGCCGCTCATGGACGGGATGAACGTCGTCGGCGACCTCTTCGGCGCCGGCAAGATGTTCCTCCCGCAGGTGGTTAAGAGCGCTCGCGTGATGAAGAAGGCGGTCGCCCACCTGACCCCCATGATGGAGGCCGAGAAGGCGCGGGCCGCCGCCGCGGGCGAGGCCGCCTCCGAGCACAAGGCTCGGGGCAAGATCCTGATGGCGACCGTGAAGGGCGACGTCCACGATATCGGCAAGAACATCGTCGGGGTGGTCCTGGCCTGCAACGACTACGAGGTCATCGACCTGGGCGTCATGATCCCCTGCGAGGACATCCTCAGGAAAGCTAAGGAGCACGAGGTCGACGTCATCGGCCTCTCGGGGCTCATCACGCCGTCGCTCGACGAAATGGTCCACGTCGCCCGCGAGATGCAGCGCGAGGGCTTCGACACGCCGCTGCTGATCGGCGGCGCCACCACCAGCGTCAAGCACACGGCCGTCAAGATCGCCCCCCAGTACAGCGGGCCCGTACTCCACGTAAAGGACGCTTCCCGGAGCGTCGGCGTGGTCGACCGCCTCAATCGCGCCGAGTCGCGCGGGGAGATGGACGAGCAGAACCGTGCGTTGCAGGAGCGCGAGCGACTCTCCTTCGCCGGGCGCCGCGAGCGAAGCCTCGTCCCGCTGGACGTCGCCCGCAACCGAGGTTCGCGGATCGATTGGGAAGCCTCGCCCATCGCCAAGCCGACCTTCATCGGCCCTCGCCGGCTCGCCCACTATCCTCTGGAGAGGCTGGTCCCTTTCATCGACTGGTCTCCGTTCTTCTCCACATGGGAGCTGAAGGGGAAGTACCCGGCGATCCTCAATGACCCCGAGGTCGGCGAGGTCGCCCGCGAGCTGTTCGAGAAGGCGACCGCGCTGCTGGGCCAGGTCGTCCGCGACGGCCTGCTCTCGGCGCAGGGCGTCTACGGCTTCTTCCCCGCAAACTCGGTCGGCGACGACGTGGTCGTCTTCACGGACGAGACGCGGACCGAGGAACGAATGCGGTTCCACTTCCTCCGTCAGCAGTGGGAACGCCAGGGCCAGACGGAATTCCGGTCCCTCTCCGATTTTGTGGCCCCCCTCGATTCCGGCCGGGCCGACTACCTGGGCGCCTTCGCGGTCACGGCCGGAACCGGCTCGGACGTGCTGGTCAAGAAGTTCAAGGACGATCTTGACGACTACAACGCCATCATGGCCGAAGCCCTGGCCGACCGCCTCGCCGAGGCGTTCGCCGAGTCCCTACACCAGCAGGCCCGGCGTGATTGGGGCTACGGCGGCGACGAACAACTCTCCCCCGCCGACCTGATCGCCGAGAAATACCGGGGCATCCGGCCGGCGGCCGGCTATCCCGCCTGCCCCGACCACACCGAGAAGGCGGGCCTCTGGGACCTCCTCGACGTGGAAGCCGCGACCGGCATCCGCCTCACCGAGTCGTACGCCATGCACCCCGGGGCGTCCGTCAGCGGGCTCTACTTCGCCCATCCCCAGGCCCGCTACTTCGCCATCGACTTCATTCAGCGCGACCAGGCCGTCGACTACGCGGCCCGCAAGAAATTACCACTCTCGGTCGTGGAGCGTTGGTTGGCCCCGAATCTGTCCTACGACCCCGATTGA
- a CDS encoding NUDIX domain-containing protein: MTTFHERSAGVIPFHRGEGRAYTYLVLHSATVRNPRAKWEFPKGGVEAGETPRQAAGREFQEETGLPDWGFRDGFERSLSYTYIRRGRKVVKTVTYYLVAVQQPILPVRSDEHMEDPHGHWFHWGTFEEINRLLYHTKIRQVFAEAVAWIQAADESGTSEPPLPPV; the protein is encoded by the coding sequence ATGACCACGTTTCACGAACGATCCGCTGGCGTCATCCCCTTCCATCGCGGCGAAGGCCGGGCGTATACGTACCTGGTCCTCCACTCCGCGACGGTGCGGAACCCGCGCGCCAAGTGGGAATTTCCAAAGGGGGGGGTCGAGGCCGGCGAGACGCCGCGCCAGGCCGCCGGTCGCGAGTTTCAGGAGGAGACCGGGCTGCCCGATTGGGGCTTTCGCGACGGATTCGAACGCAGCCTCTCGTACACCTACATCCGCCGGGGGCGTAAGGTCGTCAAGACGGTGACGTATTACCTCGTCGCGGTCCAGCAGCCGATCCTCCCTGTCCGATCCGATGAGCACATGGAAGATCCTCACGGCCACTGGTTCCACTGGGGCACATTCGAAGAGATCAACCGGCTCTTGTATCACACGAAGATTCGCCAGGTGTTCGCCGAGGCGGTCGCCTGGATTCAGGCCGCCGATGAGTCCGGGACGTCCGAACCTCCCCTTCCGCCCGTCTGA
- the tmk gene encoding dTMP kinase — MTPQEFSNATSPPRPHPGFFLVFEGPDGGGKSTQAAHVTAWLREQGFDVVACRDPGGTSLGERLRSVVLADESVHPTMRAEMLLYMASRAQLVDEVVQPSLKAGRIVICDRFLLSNIVYQGVAGGLSVDEVAKVGIVATGGLLPDLTLVLDVPSDVARERTGPGRDRIEKRPPEYQARVREGFLAAARARPESLRAYVGRIVLIDGREGAEAVFDRIRKEVEDALALGPRP, encoded by the coding sequence GTGACGCCCCAAGAATTCTCGAACGCGACGTCCCCGCCTCGACCTCATCCCGGCTTTTTCCTCGTCTTCGAAGGGCCCGACGGCGGCGGCAAGTCGACTCAGGCGGCCCATGTGACGGCCTGGCTCCGAGAACAAGGGTTCGACGTCGTGGCCTGTCGCGACCCGGGCGGCACCTCGCTCGGAGAACGCCTGAGGTCGGTCGTCCTCGCCGACGAGAGCGTTCACCCCACCATGCGCGCCGAAATGCTCCTCTACATGGCCAGCCGCGCGCAGCTGGTCGACGAAGTCGTCCAACCTTCGCTCAAGGCGGGTCGCATCGTCATATGCGACCGATTTCTGCTGTCGAACATCGTTTATCAGGGAGTCGCGGGAGGCTTGTCCGTCGATGAGGTTGCGAAGGTGGGAATCGTCGCGACCGGGGGCCTGCTGCCCGACTTGACCCTCGTCCTCGATGTCCCCTCAGATGTAGCACGGGAGCGTACAGGCCCGGGTCGCGATCGGATCGAGAAGCGTCCGCCGGAATATCAAGCGCGCGTCCGCGAGGGCTTCCTCGCCGCCGCCCGCGCGAGACCGGAGAGCCTCAGGGCCTACGTCGGACGGATCGTGTTGATCGACGGGCGGGAGGGGGCAGAGGCGGTGTTCGACCGGATCCGGAAGGAGGTGGAGGATGCCCTGGCGCTCGGTCCGAGGCCATGA
- a CDS encoding glycosyltransferase family 39 protein — protein sequence MEPETTSQTRRSGEPASVAPSRSRPRRRIIASRGESTSTQVTFGPADPRLLNRGVWAFIALGVVVRMLRYAQNLPFWSDECFLAVNFIRRGFLELAGPLDNGQVCPLAFLWIERAAVLAMGFSEWSLRLFPLLCGMTSVVLFERVARRCLSGLSLQAAVAILAVSVHPIRHAAEAKPYASDLLVGLVLLAPAAAWLDHREGPRRLWILFCLLPPAVAVSNPAVFVAGGILVALFWPVWRSGRWKDRGALTCCGLLLLGLFAIFHVGFGGVQSAAALDGLRRYWGPGFPPLEDPLNLPDWMLSALTGSVFAYPGGGARGASAATFIACIAGSVTLIRRGRGAMVVALTAPLGLNLIAAAVQRYPFGPEARLAQYAAPGIVLLAGAGVGSLLETVRRSRLREALIYAGVVGLVACALAPQIMSWRRPYRMLHDREARDFARSFWPEVSRGSVVACAHLDFGLGRPGAWEGRRAWYLCNQAVASPRRRASGGPRLDEVSSDRPLRCVVFDEEPSDPEVIAWLARMRRDFQLRSTRSVPVRSTYGDDLRSIVETWRIYEFTPASLRVADPVAIQGDLER from the coding sequence ATGGAACCGGAAACCACTTCTCAAACGCGCCGATCAGGGGAGCCGGCGTCCGTCGCCCCGTCCCGGTCGCGCCCGCGCCGGCGCATCATCGCGAGCCGAGGCGAGTCGACGTCGACTCAGGTGACGTTCGGCCCCGCCGACCCTCGGCTTCTGAACCGGGGCGTGTGGGCCTTCATCGCCCTGGGCGTCGTCGTCCGGATGCTGCGCTACGCCCAAAATCTACCCTTCTGGTCCGACGAATGTTTCCTGGCTGTGAATTTCATCAGACGCGGCTTCCTGGAACTCGCGGGGCCGCTGGACAATGGCCAGGTCTGTCCCTTGGCGTTCCTCTGGATCGAGCGAGCAGCCGTGCTGGCGATGGGTTTTTCGGAGTGGTCGCTGCGGTTGTTCCCGCTCCTGTGCGGAATGACGTCGGTGGTCCTTTTCGAGCGCGTCGCCCGTCGCTGCCTGAGCGGCTTATCCCTTCAGGCCGCCGTGGCGATCTTGGCGGTCAGTGTCCATCCGATTCGACATGCAGCCGAGGCCAAGCCTTACGCCTCCGATTTGCTCGTCGGGCTCGTGCTGCTGGCCCCGGCGGCGGCCTGGCTGGACCACCGAGAGGGCCCGCGACGGCTCTGGATTTTGTTCTGTCTGCTCCCGCCCGCCGTGGCGGTTTCGAACCCGGCGGTTTTCGTCGCCGGCGGAATCTTGGTCGCCCTGTTCTGGCCGGTCTGGCGGTCGGGACGCTGGAAGGATCGAGGTGCATTGACTTGCTGCGGATTGTTGTTGCTGGGCCTCTTCGCGATCTTCCACGTTGGATTCGGTGGAGTCCAGAGCGCTGCGGCTCTAGACGGCCTTCGACGGTATTGGGGGCCGGGCTTTCCACCCCTCGAGGACCCGTTGAACCTCCCGGACTGGATGCTCTCGGCCCTGACGGGCAGCGTATTCGCTTATCCCGGAGGTGGGGCCCGCGGGGCCAGTGCGGCGACCTTCATCGCCTGTATCGCGGGCTCGGTCACCCTGATCCGGCGAGGGCGGGGGGCGATGGTCGTGGCTCTGACGGCCCCTCTCGGACTGAACCTGATCGCGGCGGCGGTGCAGCGTTATCCCTTCGGACCCGAGGCGCGATTGGCGCAATACGCAGCCCCCGGGATCGTCTTGCTGGCTGGAGCCGGGGTCGGTTCTTTGTTGGAGACCGTCCGCCGATCGAGACTTCGCGAGGCCTTGATCTATGCCGGGGTGGTCGGCCTCGTCGCCTGCGCCCTGGCTCCCCAGATCATGAGTTGGCGAAGGCCATACCGAATGCTCCACGACCGGGAGGCTCGCGATTTCGCCCGGAGTTTCTGGCCCGAGGTGAGCCGAGGCTCCGTGGTCGCCTGCGCCCATCTGGACTTCGGCCTGGGTCGCCCGGGCGCCTGGGAGGGCCGGCGGGCCTGGTATCTCTGCAATCAAGCCGTAGCCTCGCCGCGACGTAGGGCCTCAGGAGGGCCTCGGCTCGATGAGGTCTCCAGCGATCGGCCGCTCCGTTGCGTGGTGTTCGACGAGGAACCCTCGGATCCAGAAGTGATCGCCTGGCTCGCCCGGATGCGACGGGATTTTCAACTGCGCTCGACCCGGTCGGTGCCGGTGCGATCGACCTACGGCGACGATTTGAGATCCATCGTCGAGACCTGGCGGATCTACGAATTCACGCCCGCTTCCCTCCGGGTCGCCGACCCGGTCGCGATTCAAGGAGATCTCGAACGATGA
- a CDS encoding redoxin domain-containing protein, which produces MLRSAWIQAGAFLAFTTALSTAPACVFDAPGASKTPAVDRLVGRRMADFTLKDVLSNRDFRLYGLAGKPGAVIVFLGTECPVGDLYLPRLVELNRDYGPKGIAFVGINANVGDSEEEIAAHAKSFQVDFPILKDRGNVVADGVLAERTPEVLVLDGAARIRYRGAIDDQYAVGSRKPAPDRNHLREALDAVLARRPVEVDATAVAGCLIEKAEPVAAPKTDVVRVRAPSADIRAAFDALAPKPADVGAVTYASAAAAILQEKCQTCHRPGQVAPFPLLTYDEARKHSAMIREVVDDRRMPPWHADPRHGSFANDRSLTGEDRAKLLAWIDQGTPLGDPKHVPAPRTFSEGWSIGRPDVIFEIPEANVVPAQGVLEYVRVRVPTKFTEDKWIQAAEATPGDRSVVHHIIIYVDDHTKGRRLGLGGSHFCGYAPGDMPSRFADGTAKKIPAGSDLMFEIHYTPNGRVLEDRSKLGLVFATKPVTREAFTLPIAEGGFIIPPNEPKVPVAASMTLPQEVRLLSFMPHMHVRGKDFQYTITRPGGPPEVILSVPAYDFGWQSYYTLREPLTLPKGTRIDCLAHYDNSAANPANPDPTKTVRWGDQTFEEMMIGYIDVDVPVGEPIDRQALRNRNRTGLRAVQSLLGFGGTQKKAAEKPPLP; this is translated from the coding sequence ATGCTTCGATCTGCATGGATTCAAGCGGGGGCCTTCCTCGCGTTCACGACCGCCCTCTCGACGGCCCCGGCATGCGTATTCGACGCCCCGGGAGCCTCCAAGACCCCGGCCGTCGATCGCCTCGTGGGTCGGAGGATGGCCGATTTCACCCTCAAGGATGTCCTGTCGAACCGCGATTTCCGACTTTACGGCCTCGCAGGCAAGCCGGGTGCGGTGATCGTCTTTCTGGGCACCGAATGCCCGGTCGGCGACCTATACCTGCCCCGCCTTGTGGAGCTGAACCGCGACTATGGTCCCAAGGGGATCGCGTTCGTCGGAATCAACGCCAACGTGGGAGACAGCGAAGAGGAGATTGCCGCACACGCGAAGAGTTTTCAGGTGGATTTCCCGATCCTCAAGGATCGCGGGAACGTCGTCGCCGACGGCGTCCTGGCCGAGCGTACGCCCGAAGTCCTGGTGCTCGACGGCGCCGCGAGGATTCGTTACCGAGGCGCGATCGACGACCAGTACGCCGTCGGCTCACGGAAACCGGCGCCCGATCGCAACCACCTCCGCGAAGCCCTCGACGCCGTCCTGGCCCGGCGTCCCGTCGAGGTCGACGCCACGGCCGTCGCCGGCTGCCTGATCGAGAAGGCCGAGCCCGTCGCCGCGCCGAAAACCGACGTCGTCCGCGTCCGGGCACCCTCGGCAGACATTCGGGCGGCATTTGATGCGCTCGCGCCGAAACCCGCGGACGTCGGCGCGGTCACTTACGCCTCGGCGGCCGCGGCGATTCTCCAGGAGAAGTGTCAGACGTGCCACCGCCCGGGCCAGGTCGCCCCGTTCCCGCTCCTGACCTATGACGAAGCCCGCAAGCACTCGGCGATGATCCGCGAGGTCGTCGACGACCGCCGCATGCCCCCCTGGCACGCCGATCCGCGCCACGGTTCGTTCGCCAACGATCGCAGCCTGACTGGCGAGGATCGCGCCAAGCTCCTGGCGTGGATCGATCAGGGAACTCCGCTCGGCGACCCCAAGCACGTCCCGGCTCCGCGGACTTTCTCCGAAGGCTGGTCCATCGGTCGCCCGGACGTGATCTTCGAAATCCCCGAAGCCAACGTCGTCCCGGCCCAGGGCGTGCTCGAATACGTCCGGGTGCGCGTCCCGACGAAATTTACCGAGGACAAGTGGATCCAGGCCGCCGAGGCCACGCCCGGCGACCGTTCCGTCGTCCACCACATCATCATCTACGTCGACGACCATACGAAGGGGCGTCGGCTCGGTCTGGGCGGCTCGCACTTTTGCGGCTACGCGCCGGGGGACATGCCTTCAAGATTCGCCGACGGCACGGCCAAGAAGATCCCCGCCGGATCCGACCTGATGTTCGAGATCCACTACACCCCGAACGGCCGCGTTCTCGAGGATCGTTCCAAGCTCGGCCTGGTGTTCGCCACGAAGCCGGTGACGCGCGAGGCGTTCACGCTGCCGATCGCCGAGGGCGGCTTCATCATCCCTCCCAACGAGCCCAAGGTGCCGGTCGCCGCCTCGATGACCTTGCCCCAGGAGGTGAGGCTGCTCAGCTTCATGCCCCACATGCACGTGCGGGGCAAAGATTTCCAGTACACGATCACCAGGCCGGGCGGGCCTCCGGAAGTGATCCTATCGGTCCCGGCCTACGATTTCGGCTGGCAAAGCTACTACACCCTCAGGGAGCCGCTCACGCTTCCCAAGGGAACCAGGATCGACTGCCTGGCCCACTACGATAATTCGGCCGCCAACCCCGCGAACCCCGACCCGACCAAAACCGTACGCTGGGGCGACCAGACGTTTGAAGAGATGATGATCGGATACATCGACGTCGACGTCCCGGTCGGCGAGCCCATCGACCGTCAGGCCCTGCGAAACCGGAATCGGACCGGCCTGCGGGCGGTCCAGTCGCTCCTGGGCTTCGGCGGGACCCAGAAGAAGGCGGCGGAGAAACCTCCCTTGCCCTGA